One stretch of Passer domesticus isolate bPasDom1 chromosome 2, bPasDom1.hap1, whole genome shotgun sequence DNA includes these proteins:
- the MRPL39 gene encoding large ribosomal subunit protein mL39, whose translation MSSLSPSGVRLSQECHKRVPSKAGPVPCLGADSGTRARPAAARGTAAERRGRGRCCGRSAGRRHRGCESMAAPWAARGLRAARRYISTPACSQLTPDEVVRMRNELFTKEKERQLSLHPRIEKIEVKYTGKQHTGSVFVMNKALSTPYNCAMHLSEWHCKNSVLAFVDGEIWDMYRPLTKSCEIQFLTFKDEDPEEVNKAYWRSCAMIMACVLKRAFKDEYSVNLVKAPEVPVISGAFCYDVVLDSKLNDWKPTNDNFRSLTRDAKKLIHQDLPFETLHVEAKVAREMFQHNKYKMEMIERKAAQNMEGIVPLHRFGDFVDVSEGPHIPRTSFCFQYEITAAHNLQTDQSELIRRFQGVSLPVHLRAHHTVWHKLLERSKRLVTEEDYLETAEQCLEAKDGTEEAKPVSV comes from the exons ATGTCCAGCCTGTCACCCAGCGGGGTGAGACTGTCACAAGAGTGTCATAAGCGGGTCCCGTCCAAGGCAGGGCCCGTTCCGTGCCTCGGCGCTGACAGCGGCACCAGGGCGCGCCCGGCGGCCGCGCGCGGCACGGCGGCGGAAcggcgcggccgcggccggTGTTGCGGGCGGAGCGCGGGGAGGAGGCACCGCGGCTGCGAGAGCATGGCCGCGCCCTGGGCCGCCCGCGGGCTGCGGGCCGCCAGAC GGTACATCTCCACACCAGCCTGCTCTCAGCTGACACCTGATGAGGTGGTTCGGATGCGTAATGAGCTCTTCACCAAAGAGAAGGAGAGACAATTGTCTCTTCACCCACGGATTGAGAAAATTGAAGTGAAATACACCGGGAAGCAGCACACTGGCAGTGTGTTTGTCATGAACAAGGCTCTGTCTACCCCGTATAACTGTGCCATGC ATTTAAGTGAATGGCATTGCAAGAACTCTGTTCTGGCTTTTGTGGATGGTGAAATCTGGGACATGTACAGACCCCTGACCAAATCATGTGAAATTCAGTTCCTTACCTTCAAAGATGAAGATCCAGAGGAAGTAAACAAG GCGTACTGGCGTTCCTGTGCCATGATCATGGCGTGTGTGCTAAAGCGAGCGTTCAAGGATGAGTACTCTGTCAACCTCGTTAAAGCTCCAGAAGTGCCAG TGATCTCTGGAGCTTTCTGTTACGATGTGGTTTTGGACAGTAAACTGAATGACTGGAAACCAACAAAC GACAACTTCCGTTCTCTTACAAGGGATGCCAAAAAGCTGATCCATCAAGACCTGCCCTTTGAAACACTGCATGTTGAAGCAAAAGTAGCACGTGAAATGTTTCAGCATAATAA ATACAAAATGGAGATGATAGAAAGAAAAGCTGCACAGAATATGGAAGGAATTGTACCATTACATAG GTTTGGTGACTTTGTAGATGTTAGTGAAGGTCCTCATATTCCAAGGACAAGTTTCTGTTTCCAGTATGAGATAACAGCAGCCCATAATCTTCAGACTGACCAGTCTGAATTGATAAGGAGATTCCAGGGTGTGTCCTTGCCAGTCCATTTGAGG GCTCACCACACCGTGTGGCACAAACTGCTGGAAAGATCAAAGAGGCTG GTAACTGAAGAAGATTATTTGGAAACAGCAGAACAATGTCTTGAGGCAAAAGATGGAACTGAAGAAGCAAAACCTGTATCAGTTTAA